One segment of Ancylothrix sp. D3o DNA contains the following:
- a CDS encoding ribonuclease Z — MQITFLGTSSGVPTRSRNVSGVALRLPQRAEVWLFDCGEGTQHQFLRSDLKVSQIRRIFITHTHGDHIFGLMGLLASIGLAGNPNRIDIYGPTGLEDYLRSCQRYSHTHFSYPIKVHSVRPGVVYEDDEYVVVCGRLEHRVTAFGYRIEEKNRPGHFDVEQAKALGIPPGPVYAQLKRGEVISLPDGRKVNGADLCGPVQVGRKIAYCTDTVYCPGAVELARDADVLIHEATFSHQDAQMAIDRLHSTSTMAAQVALNAKVEQLIMTHFSPRYAPGNTQVLDDLLQEARAIFPKTMMAYDFLSYEVPRRRESLVPSK, encoded by the coding sequence GTGCAAATTACATTTTTAGGTACTAGCTCTGGTGTTCCCACACGCTCTCGGAATGTTTCGGGCGTAGCTTTGCGTTTGCCCCAACGTGCGGAAGTTTGGCTGTTTGATTGTGGCGAAGGCACCCAGCATCAATTTTTACGGAGCGATCTCAAGGTTAGTCAAATTCGCCGGATTTTTATTACCCATACACACGGTGATCATATTTTTGGCTTGATGGGGCTTTTGGCGAGTATTGGTTTGGCCGGCAATCCCAATCGTATTGATATTTATGGGCCGACGGGTTTAGAAGATTATCTCCGCTCTTGTCAACGTTATTCTCATACTCATTTTTCTTATCCGATTAAAGTTCATTCGGTTCGCCCTGGGGTGGTTTATGAGGATGATGAGTATGTGGTAGTTTGCGGTCGTCTGGAACATCGCGTTACGGCTTTTGGCTACCGCATTGAGGAAAAAAATCGGCCAGGTCATTTTGATGTCGAACAAGCTAAGGCTTTGGGTATCCCCCCAGGGCCGGTTTATGCTCAACTTAAGCGCGGTGAAGTGATTTCTCTGCCAGATGGCCGCAAAGTTAATGGGGCCGATTTATGTGGGCCGGTGCAAGTAGGCCGCAAAATTGCCTATTGCACTGATACTGTTTATTGTCCGGGGGCTGTTGAGTTGGCGCGTGATGCTGATGTTTTAATCCACGAGGCAACTTTCTCTCACCAAGATGCTCAAATGGCTATTGACCGCTTACACTCGACTTCGACGATGGCGGCGCAGGTGGCTTTAAATGCCAAGGTTGAGCAGCTTATTATGACGCATTTTAGTCCGCGCTATGCCCCCGGAAATACTCAGGTTTTGGATGATTTGCTGCAAGAGGCGCGGGCGATTTTTCCCAAAACTATGATGGCTTATGATTTCCTGAGTTATGAGGTTCCGCGCCGGCGCGAGTCTTTAGTGCCTAGTAAATAG
- the pyk gene encoding pyruvate kinase has translation MQLRKLQRRTKIVATIGPATSSPEVLRALIEAGANTLRLNFSHGSHDDHQRSIRLIRQTSFELNQPVGILQDLQGPKIRLGRFENGSIVLQKGDPYILTSHPMPGNQKMSCVTYQLLADEVPEGATIMLDDGKVEMRVEKVDRAAKELHCRTVVGGPLSNNKGVNFPGVYLSIKALTDKDRQDLLFGLDQGVDWVALSFVRNPEDVLEIKEIISNAGKQVPVIVKIEKHEAIEQMEAILSLSNGVMVARGDLGVELPAEDVPILQKRLITTANRLGIPVITATQMLDSMVNNPRPTRAEISDVANAILDGTDAVMLSNETAVGKYPVEAVETMARIAVRIEQEEITQNVSGKETKGRSIPNAISQGVGQIAEQLNASAIMTLTKTGATARNVSKFRPYTPILAVTPHVDVARQLQLVWGVKPLLVLDLPSTAQTFQAAMSVAQEKELVSDGDLVVMTAGTLQGVAGSTDLIKVEVVTAVLGKGTSIGQGAISGRARVANTPADVGNFNAGDILVVPRTGAEFVEAMRKAGGVITEDDSLTSHAAVIGLRLGVPVIVGVKNATKTIRSGAMLTLDMQRGLVYSGVIGLNQNGLTT, from the coding sequence ATGCAACTGCGAAAACTCCAACGTCGGACAAAAATAGTAGCCACCATTGGCCCTGCCACCAGTAGCCCAGAGGTATTACGGGCCTTAATCGAGGCCGGTGCCAATACCCTGAGACTTAACTTTTCTCACGGCTCTCACGACGATCACCAGCGCAGTATCCGTTTGATCCGGCAAACTTCCTTTGAACTCAACCAGCCCGTCGGTATTTTACAAGACTTACAAGGCCCAAAAATTCGCTTAGGCCGGTTTGAAAATGGTTCTATCGTCCTCCAAAAAGGCGATCCATACATTTTAACCAGTCACCCAATGCCCGGAAATCAGAAAATGTCTTGTGTCACCTACCAACTTCTCGCGGATGAGGTGCCGGAGGGGGCCACGATTATGCTGGACGATGGTAAAGTCGAGATGCGCGTCGAAAAAGTTGACCGCGCCGCCAAAGAGTTGCACTGCCGGACTGTAGTCGGCGGCCCTTTATCTAATAATAAAGGTGTTAACTTCCCTGGTGTTTATCTTTCGATTAAGGCATTGACTGATAAAGACCGGCAAGATTTATTGTTTGGTCTTGATCAAGGTGTTGACTGGGTGGCGCTGTCTTTTGTCCGCAACCCCGAAGACGTCCTTGAAATCAAGGAAATTATTTCCAATGCCGGTAAGCAAGTGCCGGTGATTGTCAAAATTGAAAAGCACGAAGCCATTGAGCAAATGGAAGCGATCTTATCGCTTTCTAATGGCGTGATGGTGGCGCGGGGCGATTTGGGGGTAGAGTTGCCGGCAGAAGATGTGCCAATTTTACAAAAAAGACTGATTACTACGGCCAACCGGCTCGGCATTCCGGTGATTACGGCCACCCAAATGTTAGACAGTATGGTAAATAACCCCCGCCCCACTCGTGCCGAAATTTCCGATGTGGCGAATGCAATTTTAGACGGCACCGATGCGGTGATGCTCTCTAATGAAACGGCGGTGGGTAAATATCCGGTGGAAGCTGTCGAAACAATGGCCCGCATCGCGGTTCGCATTGAGCAAGAAGAAATTACTCAAAATGTTTCGGGTAAGGAAACTAAGGGCCGATCTATTCCTAATGCCATTAGTCAAGGGGTTGGTCAAATTGCTGAACAGCTTAATGCTTCTGCAATTATGACTTTAACTAAAACCGGCGCTACCGCTCGCAATGTCTCGAAGTTTCGCCCCTATACTCCCATTTTGGCGGTGACTCCTCACGTTGATGTTGCCCGTCAATTACAATTGGTTTGGGGTGTGAAACCTTTGCTGGTGTTGGATTTGCCTTCGACTGCCCAAACTTTTCAAGCGGCTATGAGTGTGGCTCAAGAGAAGGAGTTGGTTTCTGATGGCGATTTGGTGGTGATGACTGCTGGTACTCTCCAAGGGGTGGCCGGTTCAACTGATTTAATTAAGGTTGAGGTTGTAACTGCTGTTTTGGGTAAGGGCACCAGTATCGGTCAAGGTGCTATTAGCGGTCGCGCACGGGTGGCCAACACCCCGGCGGATGTGGGCAATTTTAATGCTGGCGATATTTTGGTTGTCCCCCGCACTGGTGCTGAGTTTGTCGAGGCGATGCGAAAAGCTGGCGGTGTGATTACTGAAGATGACAGTCTTACTTCTCATGCGGCTGTGATTGGTTTGCGTCTTGGTGTGCCGGTTATTGTTGGAGTCAAAAATGCCACGAAAACAATTCGCTCTGGAGCCATGTTAACGCTGGATATGCAGCGGGGTTTAGTCTATTCTGGGGTGATTGGTTTAAACCAAAATGGCTTGACTACTTAA
- a CDS encoding site-specific integrase — protein MQSGRYASKGSVSIENHEGRLRLRLPRQLYGGKQKYLTLGLDDTPGNRVIAQAKVKQIESDITYERFDLTLNKYRPEHMRMVNAEQTATFTDKNLKEVWREFAATKKNNCAPGTWKNGYMVITSHLSRCPYNTVDDAPKISDWAQANLTPDTAKRFLMQLSACCNWAVKLNLVRKNPFDGMASEIKIKKKSNEDKEIDPFTADERDRIIEEFSKNRYYSYYANYVKFLFYSGCRPSEAVGLQWKHISPDFTTITFEQSVVMGANGLELKKGLKTQDRRAFPINSQLKEILGAIGRQNSEALVFPAPEGGWIDIHNFRNRAWKRVLSNLDIKYRKPYQTRHTFITLCVLANVPVKRIASWVGNSPSVIMQHYTGKLDHIQVPEI, from the coding sequence ATGCAAAGCGGTCGCTATGCCTCTAAAGGATCGGTAAGTATTGAAAATCACGAAGGTCGTCTTAGGCTGCGCTTACCTCGTCAACTCTATGGAGGTAAGCAGAAGTATTTAACGCTCGGTTTAGATGACACTCCTGGAAATAGGGTGATCGCTCAAGCAAAGGTTAAGCAGATTGAATCGGATATCACCTATGAGCGGTTTGATCTAACGCTTAACAAGTACCGTCCTGAGCACATGAGGATGGTCAACGCTGAACAGACCGCAACCTTCACAGATAAAAATCTCAAGGAAGTGTGGAGAGAATTTGCAGCAACCAAGAAGAACAACTGTGCGCCTGGTACTTGGAAGAACGGCTATATGGTTATTACCAGCCACCTGAGCAGATGCCCTTACAACACAGTTGACGACGCTCCAAAAATTTCAGATTGGGCCCAGGCAAATCTCACACCAGATACAGCTAAACGGTTTCTCATGCAGTTATCCGCTTGCTGTAACTGGGCAGTTAAATTAAATCTTGTCAGGAAAAACCCCTTTGATGGGATGGCTAGTGAGATCAAAATAAAGAAGAAGAGTAACGAAGATAAGGAGATTGATCCGTTTACTGCTGATGAACGTGATCGAATCATTGAAGAGTTCTCGAAAAATCGTTACTACTCCTACTATGCCAACTATGTCAAATTCTTGTTCTATTCAGGTTGCAGACCGTCTGAAGCTGTTGGACTGCAATGGAAACATATAAGCCCTGACTTTACTACTATTACTTTTGAGCAGTCAGTGGTAATGGGAGCAAATGGATTAGAGCTAAAGAAGGGATTGAAGACACAAGACAGGCGAGCATTTCCTATCAACTCACAGTTAAAGGAAATCTTGGGAGCAATTGGTAGGCAAAATTCTGAAGCATTAGTCTTTCCTGCGCCCGAAGGTGGATGGATTGATATCCACAACTTTAGAAATAGAGCATGGAAGAGAGTCCTAAGCAATCTTGATATTAAGTATCGCAAGCCATATCAAACACGCCATACGTTCATCACTTTATGCGTTTTGGCAAATGTACCAGTGAAGAGAATCGCTAGTTGGGTAGGCAATAGTCCATCTGTCATCATGCAGCATTACACAGGAAAGCTTGATCACATACAAGTCCCAGAAATTTAG